Within the Epinephelus lanceolatus isolate andai-2023 chromosome 9, ASM4190304v1, whole genome shotgun sequence genome, the region TGGGAAGTTGGAATTTCCATATCCCCAGTCAGGAATTTTGAAGGAATGCCGCCTGAAGTTGAATTTCCGACTTTGGAAGTCAGAGGAACCTTACCAACCCTGACCTCAAAATCTAGTGTGGCTGCTCCATGCATCAGTGGTGTTGAGAGGTGTAATACTGTAACATACTGTTTATTAGCACTTCACAGTCCAGTCCAACTTCTATCTGTTGACATGCTGCTATGGGTGTATGGTATTTGTATGTCCAAAATACAGCGTAATGCGACCTTATCAACTGGTGTTACTGGCAATGGCTAGCCTGGCTAGAACTGGTATTGCTGTTTTAATTATCATGTTTTACTGGAACGTGATTAACTTGACTATGATGTCATTCCCAgctctgacctttgacttcTGAGATGATTAGAACGCAGCACTGTATTAGTCTATACCTCACCAATTCACTCCTACGAGCCTAAGTGGTAGCTAGTAGCCTGGCACCTGTGGTTCCAATGTACAgggggtcgtccactaatcgggAGATCGGAGGTTGgttcctccagtccgcatgctGAAGTGACCTTGGGCAGGATACTGAAAACCAAATTGCTCCTGTTGGCTTTTCCATCAGTGTATGAGTGCgtgtggcaccatgtatggtagcctcggccactagtgtgtgaatgggtgactgTGACAtgagcactttgagtggtcgaaAGACAAGAAAGGCGCTTTACAAGCGTGGTACTTTTACCATTTGTGGGTGGCTGAGGTTGATTCCTGATGAAAAACTACCTCACTTCTTTAGTCCACAGGCcacttagctagctagcaagcttgCTCACTGAGGTGACATAGCTAAAGGTAAAATGACACACATGAGATGTGTGTGGCAATGTTAGGTTTAACCTATTGATGACAACATTTCCCTAACAGAATTTTTGCTCCATGGATTTGCTGGTCCAATCAAACAGCACGAAGGAAAATGACATAAggtaatgttattttaaaaacctAAAAGCTCCGCCCCTGCTTTGAAGCCTTATGCCACAATATACTGCTGCAAAGGTGAAAAAGGTCAAGTGAACAACAGGATTGCGGAGGCTAGCATATGGTGGTGATGTGCAAAGTGAGTCCTAAGACTAATATGCTTACCTTCATTACAGTAAGGTCTCACCCAGAGTCTTAAATATTGTTTAAGAAGATGTTTACagcaagggagagagaggaaaaaagaccACAGAGGAGTATAGCAACAAGACAGGCATAGAAGTCATCTGCTTTATTTACTTATGTCAAACAATAATACATAAGAGAGGAGAGGTCAAATGAAAACCAACCATctacattaaaataaagaaatttcAGTCCTGAGATTGACAAAAAGCAGGGAACAGACAAAATATCTACTGTGGTCGTTGGGATGGAGGGGGGACAGTGGCAGTTTCAGCAAATTGAAGATGATGGTTGTGGGGAGATTAGGGGGAGATTGCAGAACTGGAGAGGGGGTAGAAGGTAAGCAATCACTGGGATGCTTGGCTGTAGGCACATTCAAAAGTTGAAAACCCCACGACTAAAGGATTTTACAGCTTTTTTATATTCAGACTTCTTATTTCGAAATCTAAGACTCATATATTAtcattttcaaaagaaaaagcaaggtattctttacatttttttcatccTGAGGagacaaaatcattttttaaacataaatacAACACTGCAGGGAGAACAATAAGAGAGATGCTTAATAGATTTCCCATTTCCATATATATTATTTTCTCAAGGTTGCGGCACCCTCAGACTTTGGCAGCGTTGGTGCATTTGAGATCATTCGGGaaaaaaacagccctgtttgTCCACAGGAACATTCTGAGAGCCACACAAACAGTaaaaaggaaagaggaagaaaaaaaaagcaaaatccCCAGACTTTTGTGTTTAGATTGGATACAGCAATATACCCACCACATAAACTAGATGAATATTTGGAGGCCATAAGCTTTTTCAGCTGAACATACATAGTTGTGACGctgaagaaataaaaagctGTAAGCTCCTGGAATTACGACCTGCTGCATTGCCTCTTAGAAAAGGGCTGTgcctttggaaaaaaaagatcctgATTTATTTTGGGATCTGTGCTGATTTTTACCTTGTGTTGTATTAATAAACGctgaaaacaacatttaaattaCATGGTGCTCACATCGGACCCATCCAGTTCTATTCAGTAGCACGATAGCGATGGCAATGTGCTTAAGTAGCAAAACACAAGAAATCGTTTAATGATATTGTGCAGATATAAGGCTGGTGGGTTAACTATACAAGCCTCCTCAGAACCATCTGTATTATTGATTAAAGTATTTTCTTGCTAGGTAGGAGCCAAATGGAGAGCACTGGCCTCATGACTTTATCTTCTGCAGACGTTAAGAAGGGATGCTGGGAAGGACTCAGAGATGAGAGCCCCAGGGTCCCAAGGGCAGCCAGGGGACATGACTGAGGTTGACCAGAGCAGCGTGGAGGGGACGTCACCCCCCTTACCCACCCCCCTCAGTCATCTGTAGGTTAGGGAAGCAGCGCCAAGACTCTACAGAGCGAGCAGCTGCCTTTattttctctatctctccccACCCTCCCATCCCCTCTGTTTTGAGAGTGAAAGAGCTGACCCTGCTTTGAACGAGCCCGTCCGCTCTGCTTCCTTCTCAGCAGTATTTAAGGTGCATAATATGCGACTAGACCTTTGCACTGGGTAAAGGTCTTCATGGACTTATTGGGATTTACTAAGGGATTTTTACAACGAGCATAAGTCAATTCCCCTCCACTTTGCCCTCAGGCCATCCTCGTGAGCATCTCATTGCCCTTGAAAACGTGTTAACAGTCGATAGTGTGAAGCCACAGAGATAAGTTATGGATCTAAGTGTCCATGTTCAGATGGGGTTTGATTGGTGTAATTTATCATTTCCTGGGCCACAGAACTTAAAATATTTTCCCAAGCATTGAGAACTTAATTGGAAATGAAGATTTCACTTACTTGAATTTAGTAAATTGAGGCACAATAAGTCTTTCAGTGAGGAATGTGATTTCCTCAGAGCTTGAATCTGAATATGAGGCCGCAGAGCCAAAGAGGGGAGGCTGAAACCAGCACCAGGAACATGGCAATTATCCTGATTACTGATGCTTCGAGGCTCCTCTGACCCCAAAATCCCTCCCTGTATCTCTCTccctgtttctttcttttgctgAGATCTGTCACATTGCACAGGGCCCCTCAGCCAGGCAGGGAGCAACCATGTATaatccaacagaaaacaaatcCCCTCGATCAAACACAGCCCAGCTTTTTAAAGCAGGCCTCTGAGCCCAGGCGCCATGGTGCGGTGCTGAGGCCCTCTGAGACGCTGTGGAGGCTGTGATTTAacaacccccctcccctcccctttaAAACCCCGCTGTCCTCCCCTTCAACGCCAGCCAGCCAGTCCTAACCTTCAGTTTGTTTAAGCACTGCTGAACCCTGTTGGCCCCGGACAGGGGGAGGGTGGGTTTAGATAATGACATGCCATATGCCACTCTGCCTCTGCAGCTGAGTGAGCCGTGCATGGATCAGCTCAGGCACAAATCTATTTGAAATTTAATTCTATTATCCTAATATGGGCTAAGCGTCCATTGTCCAAATCGGGAATTGTGGAATGGACCAGAGTTGCAGGGCTAAGATGCATCCCATCAATAGGAGCTCATTAATGTGTGCAAAGAACCAGACAGTTTGGAGCCTGTACAGTAGAAAATGTAGCCACAAAGGAAAGATGGTAAAAGTATCTGAATACCACCTCATATTAAACACAACATGGGACCTGACTTAAACAttcctgttaaaaaaacaaaagaaaaatgctgTATTTTGTGTCATCTTTTGTGTTTCATTCATCTAAACTTGGCTCACAATGGCCAGATTCCTCGCAGTATCTAATAGGAAATCCCTTGCTATTTGAAAAGGGTTTGATTTCAACCCTTTGAGTGAATGAATACTCTCCACTGGCAGTGTCCAGCAGCCAGGCGTCACCCAATATTCCCATTAGCAGAAAGGCCTGGTGCCTCAGACCTCCACTGGTGGGAAAGGCCAGACACCAGAAACTCCACTGCCTCAAGTGTCTCCTCTTCACTTCAACATCATGTGACAGGGTTTAATGCTTGGATGCAGAAGCCAAACGGAGGGGATTTAGGGACGGGATGTATCTGTAAATCTGTCAAAATATTTCTACAAGACAGAAAATATGCTGGAATCACACAGTGTGGCTGGGGTATTAAGCTGTTGAAACAACATGAACAATTTTCACTGGAATGTTAAGGAGGCTTACTGTGCAAATTTAAGCCAAGGGGGCTTGGTATTCTTTCCACTGAAATCTTTGTCAGCCTTCAAAGACAGTAGTGTGTGTCTACAAACACCATTAGCTTGAAATTTAAGGCTCGTAGTTTAGATTAAGCAAGGGTTATCTTAAGGGAGAAACAGGTCTATTTATGGAGTGCAAGTGATCAAAGaaaatttattttctgctccGTCTTCAATATTAATGTGTaaatcctttctttttttttccaacattgcTATCCTTTATCTTTGGATGGCCAAAGTGTAAACATTTGAAAGATAATCATTTAAATATGGTAGGTTATCTCAGTGGCAGAGGTTTGATCGCTACAGTACAGTGAAGGATCTATATCACACATGACGCTGCTGCTGAAACAAGGGCTTAATTTTCCGCTGACGTCTAGAGgacatacattaaaaaaataatgacagacTTCAAAGCCGAGATGTGGCTTCTTAATATATTCTTAAAGAAATTTATTTTACacctcaaaacaaaaaaaaggatagGGATTAGGGATGTGGTACATTGGGAATGTATTGACAACTGTAGTTTACATTTTTTGGTGTAAGCTCAGAGAAAAAATGTTAATACAGTCATAATAATTGCACTTCATAAATCTAGACTGATGCCAGTATTTTCCCACAACAAAGCTCCTGCTTCCTCTCTCCAGTTACTAAATTCAATTTACCATTGAAATTTGACGGACAAAAGAAATGCTAATTTAAGACCAGAGGACTGCTGCACTGATCCAATTTTTCTCTTTCACTCGAGTCCCACAAGGCAATAAAACATTGCAGTAATTTAAGTGCAGTACATTCAAGGGAATCTCACAGTCATAATAAATATTTCACTGCTCTGAATCATCAAGTTAAGACTGGCCCGGGCTAAATGTATCCCAACCAGGGGCTGAAACGGACAAGGGGAAGCAGTGAGCCTCTTCTCATTTCATCTGATGCCAGAGGACAGGGcatgattgttttcattttgtattcGTTAGCAGGATCAGGGGTGAGTAGTACCCCCGAAATAGGACCTCCATTTGTTCCCACCTCTTTCTGTCATCATGATAGCAGTTGACAGAAGTATGAGATGTAGCACTGTAACTAAAGGAGTCATGTGAGAACTTGATTTCTACTCTAGCTCCATCTAAAGCCTCCGATAAAAAAGGGAACAAGATTTGCAAAGTATCTCCTGTACATTACTCAGATATGATGTTTATGGGACTGGTGAATCAGTTTTTCAGTCTCGGTGGTAGAAATCTTATAATGACacaattgaaaaaagaaaaaaaaagtctgaggaTTTTGAAGAACACAAACTAAAATGCACACACGCGCATGCACTCAGCCACATACACGCATAAACATACACGTAAGGTTATGTAGATAACCTCCCAATCACATTCTTCATTGTaacatttctttttcatatttttttgtgacattttcttttttaaataagtaTTTCAAGATTTATTGTAGATTCCAGTGTTGGTTAAGAAAAAGAGCTCTCCGACCAGGTTCTTACAGAACCAAAGCAGCGACTATGCCTCACACCAGGACATAAGAAACTGCACATCAGCTTGAGGAGGAATTAttaaatcataaaaacaaaagtgggaaaaaaaacaagataagaaaaaaaaagcatttgagaCACTTTTCCCCATAGCAGCCAATGCATATAATATACctacaaatatataaaacaacaaaaaataggtTCAAGTTTTCAAGTTTCTTAAATATATCATATCCAAACTACCCAATTCCAAACTTCAAAGTTAACAAGATTCAAGCAGTGCAATTTATGTATCAATTATAACAGCAATAATAACTAATATTGTACTATCCTTTTAATTCAACCTTATGATCCTTGTACATACACACCCGAGTATAATTTTAGTCTCCTCACGTATCAGTACATTTGTGTATCTGTATGTgtttgtctatgtgtgtgttcatgtgttacAGAGTTTTGGATTTTGAAAGCAGCCCTAAACTTCGGCCCATTTAAGACCATTTCAGTGACAACCTACACAGTAGCTTCATCCTTAGTATTTGGAAGGGGGATACAAGTGGCATATGCACTTCATGTCAAGCTATGATTCTCATCAAAAAAGTTCAGGcaagtaaaacaacaacaaaaaacagaagaaaaaataaatcaatccaAAATTCCTATTGGCAAACCACACAATGGAACATCTGGAGAATCTTGAAATCCCTTTTTCTCTCCCACTGGCAATCACTACCACCTTTCATATTTGGGATTCCCACAGCCTGCCTTGAAACCACCAAATCTACGGTCACACAGCACAACAACTGCTCTTCTCTAAGCTCCCACACTAGTTAAAGCAGTGCCAATCTCAACAATCTGTACccagaaaaaagaaacatctcTGTTCTTTAACTTtgattttcttcacaaattcacaaCTCTTgattctcttcctcctcttcttcccccTCTATCTGTAAACAGGGAGGCGGATGTGTGCATGCTGGTGGTCTAACAGACGTGGCACAGACACAGTCTCGTAGCCTTTGCCAAGCATCTGCTCCTTGATGCAGGGTGGGTGGATGTCGTTGATCAGGTACTCCAGAGACTGCAAGCTGCTGCTCAGCACCGATGTGTTGCACAAGCTCTTGCTGGGCAGGCTGCAGCACAAACCTCCCCCGCTGTCTATAGcagggtgatgatgatggtggtagtggtgatgatggtggggGTAGCCCATCTCTCTGTGCCCCGTGGCCGGCCCTCCTGTGGAGGTGCCCAAAAGCTCCTGGGGGTTGTAGCAGTCACTGTCAGGTGTCACCAACACACTGTTCCATGGTGGGGCAAAGTACTGACCCACTGAGAAATTTCCATGCATACCCACACAGTTCAAAGGGGAAGAGCTGATTTTGTCCATCCCGCCTCCTCCACTAGCACTCGCTGTCAGGTGGTAAGgtctggaggaagaagaggacacTTGTGCTGCCATAATCCCTCCCCCTGGAACACAAGTTTCCGGGGACTTGCTGATGGCGCCCCCTCCACCGCTACCTCCGCTGTACATGCGGAGCACAGCctgttgatgctgctgctgttgttgttgttgttgctgctgctgcttctgccaAAGGATGTAGTCCATACCATCTGCGTACACACCAGTCTTCATCGCCTCTGCATTTTGAGCTGGCAGCCCGGGCCCTGTGTACACCATATTGGCCTGGGGAGCCATTCCTACCACATAGCCTCCACCTGAGGAGCTAGAGGAGACCCCCATGACGGTTGTGCCCTGCTTGGAAGGGCTTGAATTTGATGGTGCAGTGGCAGCCCCTTGGCACACCTGCTGCAGAGCCTGGGCCTGGCAATGCTGGTTGATCTGGTAAATGATGCTCTGGATGGAGGGGAGGTTGGACTGTGCGGGCAGGGCCAGGCCTCGGCCCCCTGTTACAGGAATCACTGAGCCAGCTACAGTGACATTTGGGGGAACCGACAGTACGGGGCCTTCTGGAGGCTTTGAGGGCCCAGTGTGGTATACCATTTGGCCGTGGCCACTGGCTAAAGTGCTACTACTAGGAGGTGGGTATGGGGCAACAGCTATGTGGGCAGGAGAGAGCTTAGTCCGTCTGCCTTCGGAGTTCTTGAGAACACCTTTTGAAGGGACAAAGGTggctgttgatgatgatgacgatgaggaGGCCTTGACGATGGCGAGCAGGCCCTGGTAGCCCCCTGTGTGAAGATGTGGGTAGGGGCTGTAGCGTTGCCCTGTGGTGTCATATCCATTCACAGTCCGATTAAGGTGCTTGTGCTGGGGAACCCTGATGTTGGTGGGGAAGATCTTGATGGACAGAGGGCTGTTGGCCGTCTTCTGAGCGTAGGCATCAAGTTCTGCCGCAGTGGGGTAGCGTGGGGAATGTGTGGGCACCACCAGCTCACCTGTaagacaaacagagaaaaaagtATGAGTAAAATGAACGattgagattttaaaaaaaactggctGCATGTATTgcaaaacagagcagcagaacaggAGTTTAATTACCAGGAATATTGAAGGAGCCGACAGCAATGGCAGCCACAAAGtcagatcaatcaatcaattgcaATAACCACTACCCTGCTGCAACAGAAAAACCTGGCAGCATTACAGTGTCTACTTCTAAAGCAGCCTGAAAAATATCAGTGTTCAACAAGAGCAGGTGAATAAAACCAGATGCAAGCAGTGGACAAACTGCAGAACATCGCAAACAGAGTTGGAAACAGTAAATCAGGACTGACATTCATTTGTGTTCCATCACTCCCCTCCTCCATTTGAgctttctctccatctcattTTCACACCCTCCTGTGGAAGTTCATCCCTAGGCAAATGGATCCTTTTAAAAACTCATTCTGTCAAAGCCTGGTACCTTAGGCGCTGTTAAATCAGTGCATTGTGAAATTAATTCGGACTCTCTTTAGCATTGAATTGGGTTAGCCTTGGATACCAGGCAAGCAGGGACGAAGGGGAGGGGATAAAAGCTTGTTTAATTGCAGTGGCACATTTGAGATTTATAAGTGGTATCACTTACTGGGTCTTACCCTTGGCCACAGAATTTCCACATTTATTCAATCCAGGAGTGCGTGGAGAGGCCCtcacaaaaaacaattaaacatcTACGGGGAATTGCTAGCCTGGTTAAGGTGAACTACATCAGACCGGAGCCAAGTCAAGAATGCTACAGCACTGCTGTTTGCAAACTTGGTCAAGGATAAAACAGAAAACTATTTCAAAGATGAGCACATGCTGAAAAGCACttaaaaagacttaaaaaaccAACATAAGATATGTCAATGGTTTGCACCTGCGTGACTATGGAATATTTCAATCATGAACACAGAGAGATAGCAAATGACTGTGTTCATACAGATTGCATGTTATtaacatattttacatttacagaGTAAGTAATGacagaacagacaaaagacaggTAAAAGACATTGCTACAAATATGTAAATTCTGTGTACTGTTTGCTGTATGAAACCAATCCAAACCCAAATTCAATTCAGCAGTGAAGGGGCAAGTGAGACTAGCAATAGCCCCCGCTCAATGAGCCAAGGCTTGGCCATTGTGAATTGAGGTGGCAAACAGGAAAATGGCAATTTCTAAAAACCCCACCATGTGTCATTGTTTGGGGGCTGGGCATGGAGGTGAGAGGCCGCGGTGAGATTGGATTTAAACGACATTATTCAGGCAATTTCATGGCTACTTAGCTCAGTGTAACAAAAAGGGTGGGGGGTTGGGAAAAGAACTCAATTTACAAGCAATATATCAGCTGCCACAAATGACTTGCAACCCcttcaaaaatgacatttttatgcaaaaGCTAACAAAACGCACAAAAATTAACTGCCATAACTGTGCCGTCAGCAAATGTCCTGGCGACCTAAGGAGTCTGCAGGGTGCAGGCTGTGACTAGGACTCACTCCATTTCCTCTCCGATtgcaaaatcattttaaagagACTCCACAGCCAAGTAGTCACAATTCTCATTTCTTTGCTCCCATTACAGATAGCATGGGGAGTTCATTTCAACAACCCTATGGGTCTCCAACTGTGAAAATGATTAAATCTACAAGATCCATAtcataaaagaaataaattggGAATTTAACAGCAGAGGGAAGAGACTGTGAATATCCCAAGCCAAATTAAGTGTAAGACCTATTCCACTCAGTTAGGTACATCCTGCAGACAGGATGCTTTCTAATTCagaaacactacacacacaaaattagaatttaaatttgttaaaatagCCTGGATTTAATGACTCAATTTTAATCAAAGTAAAAGAACCTGGTGCCATCCTAATGGACAAGGCTGAGTGTGCCAGTCCAGCCTATCTGAGATCTAACCAACCTTACTGAGGCAAAGCTCTGCTTCCCTGGTGACGGCAGTGCCATTTGCTTTGATGTTGTGACTCGCAGTGGAAAACTGACAGAAGACTTATTTCATTTGCTAAGAAGATAAAAACATGCTCATTTCAAAGCACGTTGCTGGTCCACATGCAAATGGAATAGCAGCATTTTTTCTGATCTTCTTTACATGAGggcaaaaaaaacccatcttTGATCATCAAATGGTCTAAATGAGGAAAGATACTTGGCTTTCAGGCATATCAAGGGCCTGTGGCCTGCCACCCCTACAGGCCCCCAGCTGCAATATGCCCATCATTCCACCTAATTACTGCCACACGAggaaaaaaactataaaaacagcCAGGAAATTCATTAAAGGGTGGCTAATTCTATTCCTTCTCACTGACTGAGTTCATATTTTCCATGCCTGAGCCTGCATTTCTTCTGAGAGAGACGAGAAAGCCCTCTCGCTCCGTCTTTTCCCAGCTTGGCCCTTGTTTGTCAATAGGCAGAGCCTTTGGCACACCAACCTGGCATCAAAGGGTTTCACACTTCACAGGCCACAGGGATTAGAGGCCTTTCAGGCCTACAAAACCCATCTCAGCTCCACAAAGGCTTCCGGTTATTAGAACCCACAGGCAtaaaggaagaagaggaggaggaggcaaaTGAGCATCTGGATGCTTCTGATTCCAGCTTCCTCAATAAAAAAGTTCCATGGTATAAATTTTATAGCAAAGTTGATTACAGTAAGTATGGCCACAAACCAGGGTGTAATTtaactctcatacatacactgTGATAcactctgtgtgtttgatgtgtgcagGGTCCCACATCTCTCTCCTCCAGAACAGTAAGTCTATAAGTGAGGACATGGAGGTTAAAGGAGAGAGTCTCTTTTTAGGCTGGCACTCTGTGACTTATTGGTTTAGGCTGCAGTAGATCATAGCTATGAGC harbors:
- the fam222aa gene encoding protein FAM222A; this translates as MLACLQRRQNPPPQHPVCASKTLELPQALGRKCELVVPTHSPRYPTAAELDAYAQKTANSPLSIKIFPTNIRVPQHKHLNRTVNGYDTTGQRYSPYPHLHTGGYQGLLAIVKASSSSSSSTATFVPSKGVLKNSEGRRTKLSPAHIAVAPYPPPSSSTLASGHGQMVYHTGPSKPPEGPVLSVPPNVTVAGSVIPVTGGRGLALPAQSNLPSIQSIIYQINQHCQAQALQQVCQGAATAPSNSSPSKQGTTVMGVSSSSSGGGYVVGMAPQANMVYTGPGLPAQNAEAMKTGVYADGMDYILWQKQQQQQQQQQQQHQQAVLRMYSGGSGGGGAISKSPETCVPGGGIMAAQVSSSSSRPYHLTASASGGGGMDKISSSPLNCVGMHGNFSVGQYFAPPWNSVLVTPDSDCYNPQELLGTSTGGPATGHREMGYPHHHHHYHHHHHPAIDSGGGLCCSLPSKSLCNTSVLSSSLQSLEYLINDIHPPCIKEQMLGKGYETVSVPRLLDHQHAHIRLPVYR